From Pseudomonas sp. StFLB209, a single genomic window includes:
- a CDS encoding pirin family protein codes for MLTLRKASDRGAANHGWLNSQHTFSFANYYNPDEMGFSDLLVINDDRVEAGKGFGQHPHRDMEIFSYVLEGALEHKDTLGTGSVIRPGDVQLMSAGSGVAHSEFNHSHEERVHFLQIWIVPNIAGATPNYQQQHFSAEDKRGRLKLIISPDGREGSLQVRQDANVYAGLFDGAESAELSLDADRYAYVHVARGSVVLNGQALGEGDGVKVRNEQRLQLSQGVDAEVLVFDLRAQDRPQRP; via the coding sequence ATGCTCACTCTTCGCAAAGCTTCTGACCGCGGCGCCGCCAATCACGGCTGGCTCAACTCGCAGCACACCTTCTCGTTCGCCAACTACTACAACCCGGACGAAATGGGCTTTTCCGATCTGCTGGTGATTAACGACGACCGCGTCGAAGCCGGCAAAGGCTTCGGTCAGCACCCACACCGCGACATGGAAATTTTCTCCTACGTGCTCGAAGGTGCGCTGGAACACAAGGACACGCTGGGCACCGGCTCGGTGATCCGCCCAGGCGATGTGCAACTGATGAGCGCCGGCAGCGGTGTGGCGCACAGTGAGTTCAACCACTCGCATGAAGAGCGGGTGCACTTTCTGCAAATCTGGATCGTGCCCAACATCGCCGGTGCCACGCCGAACTACCAGCAGCAGCACTTCAGCGCCGAAGACAAGCGCGGCCGCCTGAAGCTGATCATCTCGCCGGACGGCCGGGAAGGTTCGTTGCAGGTTCGCCAGGATGCCAACGTGTATGCCGGCCTGTTCGACGGTGCCGAGTCTGCCGAGCTGAGCCTGGACGCCGACCGCTACGCCTACGTGCATGTTGCCCGTGGCAGCGTGGTCCTCAACGGCCAGGCCCTGGGCGAAGGTGATGGAGTAAAAGTGCGCAACGAACAGCGTCTGCAACTCAGCCAGGGCGTAGATGCAGAAGTGCTGGTCTTCGACCTGCGCGCCCAGGACCGTCCACAGCGTCCATAA
- a CDS encoding BCCT family transporter, which yields MAQEYNPDTLALGVTDPSQTEEAFRDRHLEGTIDWIVFGVTSVLAIAFIAWGFINQASLAASASTAQSWVIVHFGWFFVLTSTLFVIFVLWLAASRYGKVPLGRDGEAPEFRTVSWVAMMFSAGMGIGLMFFGVAEPLSHYVNPPPGSAVAQSSEAMQVAMATTLFHWTLHPWAMYAIIGLVIAYGTFRRGRSQLISTAFRPLIGRHANGPLGRLIDMMAIFATLFGSAASLGLGALQIAGGLEYNGWIEHPGKLFYVSIITLLTIAFIASAVSGIGKGIQWLSNTNMVLALVMALFVFIVGPTLLMLNLLPTSLGIYIKLLPEMMARTSASGGQQMDSWLAGWTVFYWAWWISWTPFVGMFIARISRGRTIRQFVSGVLLVPSLVSLVWFTIFGGAGIDALRDGSFTLIEGAVNSNTALYQLLDSYPWASATSVLVMILVAIFFVSGADAASLVMGTLSEHGTTEPSRRTVIFWGALTGTVAAIMLAIGDPRNPGEALTGLQNLTIVVALPFVIVMVLLCVALYRDLRKDPMMLRHLRGNELIEKAVLYGAVKHGEEFYIVVQEKKTSTQTQPENSESTSA from the coding sequence ATGGCACAAGAATACAACCCGGATACGCTGGCCCTCGGCGTAACCGATCCCTCGCAAACCGAAGAAGCCTTCCGTGACCGGCATCTGGAAGGCACCATCGACTGGATCGTGTTTGGTGTCACCAGTGTGCTGGCCATCGCGTTCATCGCCTGGGGCTTTATCAACCAGGCGAGTCTGGCGGCCAGTGCCTCCACGGCGCAATCGTGGGTCATCGTGCACTTCGGCTGGTTCTTCGTGCTGACCTCGACGCTGTTCGTGATTTTCGTGTTGTGGCTGGCGGCCAGCCGTTACGGCAAGGTGCCGCTGGGCCGCGATGGTGAAGCGCCGGAGTTTCGCACCGTGTCGTGGGTGGCGATGATGTTCAGCGCCGGCATGGGCATCGGCCTGATGTTCTTCGGGGTTGCCGAGCCGCTGTCGCACTACGTCAACCCGCCGCCGGGTTCGGCGGTGGCGCAGTCCAGCGAGGCGATGCAGGTGGCCATGGCGACCACGCTGTTCCACTGGACCCTGCACCCCTGGGCAATGTACGCGATCATCGGCCTGGTGATTGCCTACGGCACCTTTCGCCGTGGCCGCTCGCAGTTGATTTCCACTGCCTTCCGGCCATTGATCGGTCGCCATGCCAATGGCCCGCTGGGGCGGCTGATCGACATGATGGCGATCTTCGCCACGCTGTTCGGCTCGGCCGCGTCGCTGGGGCTGGGCGCCTTGCAGATCGCCGGTGGCCTTGAGTACAACGGCTGGATCGAGCATCCCGGCAAGCTGTTCTACGTATCAATCATCACCCTGTTGACCATCGCCTTCATCGCCTCGGCGGTGTCCGGTATCGGCAAGGGGATCCAGTGGCTGTCCAACACCAACATGGTGCTGGCGCTGGTCATGGCGCTGTTTGTGTTTATCGTCGGCCCGACCCTGCTGATGCTCAACCTGCTGCCGACCTCGCTGGGCATCTACATCAAGCTGCTGCCAGAAATGATGGCCCGCACCAGTGCCAGCGGCGGTCAGCAGATGGACAGCTGGCTGGCCGGCTGGACCGTGTTCTACTGGGCCTGGTGGATATCCTGGACACCCTTCGTGGGCATGTTCATTGCCCGCATCAGCCGTGGCCGGACCATTCGCCAGTTCGTCAGCGGGGTGTTGCTGGTGCCGAGCCTGGTCAGCCTGGTGTGGTTCACCATCTTCGGCGGTGCCGGTATCGATGCACTGCGCGACGGCTCCTTCACCCTGATTGAGGGCGCGGTCAATAGCAACACCGCGCTGTATCAGTTGCTCGACAGTTATCCGTGGGCCTCGGCCACCTCGGTGCTGGTGATGATTCTGGTGGCGATTTTCTTTGTCTCCGGCGCCGATGCTGCATCGCTGGTGATGGGCACGCTGTCAGAGCACGGCACCACCGAACCGTCGCGCAGAACCGTGATTTTCTGGGGCGCACTGACCGGTACGGTGGCGGCGATCATGCTGGCCATCGGTGACCCGCGTAATCCGGGCGAGGCACTGACCGGGTTGCAGAACCTGACCATCGTGGTGGCCTTGCCGTTCGTGATTGTCATGGTCCTGCTGTGTGTGGCGCTGTACCGCGACTTGCGCAAAGACCCGATGATGCTGCGCCACCTGCGCGGCAACGAGCTGATCGAAAAAGCCGTGCTGTACGGCGCGGTCAAGCACGGCGAAGAGTTCTACATCGTGGTCCAGGAGAAGAAGACCAGCACCCAGACGCAGCCTGAAAACAGTGAGAGCACCAGCGCCTGA
- a CDS encoding MFS transporter, with the protein MNDQTKNRRNELSLDGLNFFLADVRDGLGPYLAIYLLAVHNWEPASIGLVMTVAAVAALLTQAPAGALIDRTTAKRAVVVLAALLVTGSCLLLPWLTSFGLVALTQAVSAIAGSVFAPAIAAITLGITGPRAFTRRTGRNETFNHAGNACAALLAGGFAWLFGPVAVFYLMAVMTLGSIVAVSLVSAKAIDHDLARGFTPESAGSHGQPSGLRILLSNRPLLWFAVCCALFHLANAAMLPLVSQKLAQVNLQLATPLTSACIVAAQLVMVPMALLAGARADQWGRKPLLMAGFLILPLRGALYVVSDEPFWLLAVQLLDGIGAGLFGALFPVVVKDLTQGTGRFNVSLGALSAAFGLGAALSPGLAGLVVQAAGYNAAFLTLAAIAGVAFVLLWLTVPETSTRTSNSAAAQPAATL; encoded by the coding sequence TTGAACGACCAGACCAAGAACCGTCGCAATGAGCTGTCGCTGGATGGGCTGAACTTCTTTCTCGCTGACGTGCGCGACGGATTGGGGCCGTATCTGGCGATTTACCTGCTGGCCGTGCACAACTGGGAGCCAGCCAGTATCGGTCTGGTGATGACCGTTGCCGCAGTGGCAGCGCTGCTGACCCAGGCACCGGCGGGCGCGTTGATCGACCGCACCACCGCCAAGCGTGCCGTGGTGGTGCTTGCCGCGCTGCTGGTGACCGGCAGTTGCCTGCTGCTGCCGTGGCTGACATCGTTCGGCCTGGTGGCGCTGACCCAGGCTGTCAGCGCCATCGCCGGCTCGGTGTTCGCCCCGGCCATCGCGGCGATCACCTTGGGCATCACCGGCCCGCGGGCCTTTACCCGCCGTACCGGGCGCAACGAGACCTTCAACCATGCCGGTAATGCCTGTGCCGCGCTGCTGGCCGGCGGCTTTGCCTGGCTGTTCGGCCCGGTGGCGGTGTTTTACCTGATGGCGGTGATGACGCTGGGCAGCATTGTCGCGGTCAGCCTGGTATCGGCCAAGGCCATTGACCATGATCTCGCGCGGGGCTTCACCCCGGAGTCGGCGGGCAGTCACGGCCAGCCGTCCGGGCTGCGGATCTTGCTCAGCAACCGGCCGCTGCTGTGGTTCGCGGTGTGTTGCGCACTGTTTCACCTGGCCAATGCGGCGATGCTGCCACTGGTCAGCCAGAAGCTGGCGCAGGTCAATCTGCAACTGGCCACCCCACTGACCTCAGCGTGCATCGTCGCCGCACAACTGGTCATGGTGCCCATGGCGCTGCTGGCCGGTGCCCGTGCCGACCAGTGGGGGCGCAAGCCACTGCTGATGGCCGGTTTTTTGATTCTGCCGCTGCGCGGTGCGCTGTACGTGGTCTCTGATGAACCATTCTGGCTGCTGGCGGTGCAGTTGCTCGATGGCATCGGTGCCGGGCTGTTTGGCGCGTTGTTTCCGGTGGTGGTCAAAGACCTGACCCAAGGCACCGGGCGTTTCAACGTCAGCCTGGGCGCCTTGTCAGCGGCATTCGGCCTGGGCGCGGCACTCAGCCCTGGCCTGGCCGGCCTGGTGGTCCAGGCGGCAGGCTACAATGCCGCGTTCCTGACCCTGGCGGCGATTGCCGGGGTAGCCTTTGTGCTGCTGTGGCTGACCGTGCCGGAAACCTCCACGCGCACTTCCAACAGCGCCGCGGCCCAGCCTGCCGCCACCCTCTGA
- a CDS encoding sensor domain-containing diguanylate cyclase, with protein MPVDLQTLYPRLIHLMLDTVFVVDSSDRIVFVSDACEALLGYRADELIGTLITGYLHPDDVPATRGSIERVMNGLPHVDFRNRYIRKDGAVVSILWAAFWSEEFDARIGVARNVTALAEAEQQLRFLAHHDPLTGLTNRALFTDRLQTALNAAQRNENTVALLFLDVNGFKAINDVHGHAVGDQVLCEIARRLQGCARKSDTVARMGGDEFTVLLTNVHCGEGIEAKVAQLISALAQPLGREFGDLQMPSCSIGVARFPEHGTDADALLSHADGEMYRVKRQRGR; from the coding sequence ATGCCCGTCGACTTGCAAACGCTCTATCCCAGGCTGATCCATCTGATGCTGGATACGGTCTTCGTAGTCGACAGCAGCGACCGGATCGTATTCGTCAGCGATGCCTGCGAAGCATTGCTGGGCTACCGGGCCGACGAGTTGATCGGCACCCTGATCACCGGCTACCTGCACCCTGACGACGTGCCCGCCACGCGCGGCTCGATTGAACGGGTCATGAACGGCCTGCCGCACGTCGACTTTCGCAACCGCTACATCCGCAAGGATGGCGCCGTGGTGTCAATCCTCTGGGCAGCGTTCTGGTCTGAAGAGTTCGATGCGCGCATCGGCGTGGCCCGCAACGTCACCGCACTGGCCGAGGCCGAGCAACAGCTGCGTTTTCTCGCCCACCATGATCCGTTGACCGGGCTGACCAACCGGGCATTGTTCACCGACCGGCTGCAGACAGCCTTGAACGCAGCACAGCGTAATGAAAATACCGTGGCCTTGCTGTTTCTCGACGTCAACGGCTTCAAGGCCATCAACGATGTGCATGGGCATGCCGTCGGTGACCAGGTGCTCTGCGAGATTGCCAGGCGCCTGCAAGGCTGTGCGCGCAAGAGCGACACGGTGGCGCGCATGGGTGGCGATGAATTCACCGTGCTGCTGACCAACGTCCATTGCGGGGAGGGTATCGAAGCGAAAGTCGCGCAGCTCATCAGCGCCTTGGCCCAACCGCTGGGGCGAGAGTTCGGTGATCTGCAAATGCCGTCGTGCAGTATTGGCGTGGCGCGTTTTCCCGAGCATGGCACCGACGCCGATGCGCTGCTCAGTCATGCCGATGGGGAGATGTATCGGGTCAAGCGCCAGCGCGGCAGATGA
- a CDS encoding GlxA family transcriptional regulator: MKTVAMLLFPDFLLLDMSGPLEVFSIANRYLAPENHYRIVTIGSEPGALRASNGVVVQADLAIEQANDACDLLLIPGGPGAYDRQMPQVLAWLPEAVQRAQWFGSICTGAFILGDAGLLDGYRVTTHWHYTERLIKRVPKARVETDQIYIQDRNLLTSGGVTAGIDLALAVVARDHGKKVAQDVAKVLLVLMKRQGGQAQFSPLMTAVAPQESVVTKVQNQVLEQLGEPFTVERMAALANMSARHFSRLFVRELQMTPMEFLQSARIDCARSLLETTDLPLKTIAYKSGFGSVRHMRSLFSARLGLTPNQYREQFS; this comes from the coding sequence ATGAAAACCGTGGCCATGCTGCTGTTCCCCGATTTCCTGCTGCTCGATATGTCCGGGCCGCTGGAGGTGTTTTCCATCGCCAACCGTTACCTGGCGCCGGAAAACCATTACCGGATCGTGACCATCGGCTCCGAACCCGGTGCGTTGCGGGCCTCTAACGGGGTCGTGGTGCAGGCTGACCTGGCGATCGAACAGGCCAACGATGCCTGCGATCTGCTGTTGATTCCGGGCGGGCCGGGGGCTTATGACCGGCAGATGCCGCAAGTGCTTGCCTGGCTGCCGGAGGCAGTGCAACGCGCGCAGTGGTTTGGCTCAATCTGCACCGGGGCGTTCATTCTGGGGGATGCCGGGCTGCTCGATGGCTATCGGGTCACCACTCACTGGCACTATACCGAGCGGCTGATCAAGCGGGTGCCCAAGGCGCGGGTGGAAACCGATCAGATCTACATTCAGGACCGCAACCTGCTGACCTCTGGCGGCGTGACGGCAGGCATCGACCTGGCCCTGGCAGTGGTCGCCCGGGATCATGGCAAAAAAGTTGCCCAGGACGTGGCCAAGGTGCTGCTGGTGCTAATGAAGCGCCAAGGCGGCCAGGCGCAGTTCAGCCCGCTGATGACTGCCGTGGCCCCTCAGGAAAGTGTGGTCACCAAGGTGCAGAACCAGGTGCTGGAGCAACTGGGCGAGCCGTTTACCGTCGAGCGCATGGCGGCCCTGGCCAACATGAGCGCCCGGCACTTCTCTCGTTTGTTTGTTCGCGAACTACAGATGACACCCATGGAGTTCCTCCAGAGTGCGCGCATCGATTGCGCCCGCAGCCTGCTGGAAACCACCGACCTGCCGCTCAAGACCATTGCTTATAAAAGCGGCTTTGGCAGCGTGCGGCACATGCGTTCATTGTTCAGCGCCCGGTTGGGGCTGACGCCTAATCAGTATCGCGAGCAGTTCAGCTAG
- a CDS encoding S8/S53 family peptidase, whose protein sequence is MPLRPAALTTFLALSGMAVAQEPLRLEQLARCGDLLDSQRQTWCLTVRGLSPATPTLKLGGQSLPANAVQRDGQNLRLTLDSHGRQSGPLWLEDGTRASNAAWLTLRNSHVVAAKADEVANNMDGLTTYVNLVSVLIEENQDGRLAAQQLADKYGATVVGSIAPLNLYQLRLPATDLVQRDALVLRLGSEISVDAVVIEESAAEEAEQPPVRRQEPRKPAPDSDEWAANRFVDAVNYYQRRIPGRQSPIQPQPVRIGLIERSVDFDTADFSDYIGACALPRTCVYARDASKPDSHGTTVAGILAAGWDNGGNTGLLRGLDKHSGGFEVIVERNSDAGITANIAASVNLVEDGVRVLNWSWGIHRVGAKTVDGTEVDSLLRSGLAMSGYEELLEEFFFWLRREHPDVLVVNSAGNGSSFSSTDEYRLPSSFVTEQLLVVGGHQRSEQPGLAVQDPGYAVKRSSSNIDKRVDITAAACAHASTRDAGQTGSVHCGTSYATPMVAGLVATMLSINAQLQPAQLRMLLRRSSMTIGDNYDFEPTDAEDLTAPILPSERSYQLDNQDVGRSARLDMQQALDLTVQSRERVR, encoded by the coding sequence ATGCCTTTGCGCCCTGCCGCTCTGACCACTTTTCTTGCACTGTCCGGTATGGCTGTGGCCCAAGAACCCTTGCGCCTGGAGCAACTGGCGCGCTGCGGCGATCTGCTCGACAGCCAGCGCCAGACCTGGTGCCTGACGGTACGCGGTCTGTCGCCAGCAACGCCCACCTTGAAGCTTGGCGGCCAGAGCCTGCCGGCAAACGCGGTGCAACGCGACGGCCAGAACCTGCGCCTGACCCTCGACAGCCATGGCCGGCAGAGCGGCCCGCTGTGGCTGGAAGACGGCACGCGGGCCAGCAATGCGGCCTGGCTGACCCTGCGCAACAGTCATGTAGTGGCGGCCAAAGCGGATGAAGTGGCGAACAACATGGATGGCCTGACCACCTACGTGAATCTGGTCAGCGTGTTGATCGAAGAAAATCAGGATGGCCGCCTGGCCGCGCAGCAGTTGGCCGACAAATATGGCGCTACGGTGGTCGGCAGCATTGCGCCGCTCAACCTGTATCAACTGCGCCTGCCCGCCACCGATCTGGTGCAGCGCGATGCCTTGGTGCTGCGTCTGGGCAGTGAGATCAGTGTCGATGCGGTGGTGATTGAAGAGTCGGCTGCCGAGGAGGCTGAACAGCCGCCGGTACGCCGGCAAGAACCGCGTAAACCCGCGCCGGACTCGGACGAGTGGGCTGCCAATCGCTTTGTCGATGCCGTCAATTACTACCAGCGGCGCATCCCCGGCCGCCAGTCGCCCATCCAGCCGCAACCGGTGCGTATCGGCCTGATCGAGCGCAGTGTGGATTTCGACACCGCCGATTTTAGCGACTATATCGGCGCCTGCGCGCTGCCGCGCACCTGCGTCTATGCCCGTGACGCCAGCAAGCCGGACAGCCACGGCACCACCGTGGCGGGGATTCTCGCTGCCGGTTGGGACAACGGCGGCAATACCGGCCTGTTGCGCGGCCTGGACAAGCATTCCGGCGGTTTCGAGGTGATCGTGGAGCGTAATTCTGATGCCGGGATCACCGCCAATATCGCCGCCTCGGTGAACCTGGTCGAAGACGGCGTGCGGGTGCTCAACTGGAGCTGGGGCATTCACCGGGTCGGGGCCAAGACCGTGGACGGCACCGAGGTGGATTCACTGTTGCGCTCGGGGCTGGCCATGAGTGGTTATGAAGAGCTGCTCGAAGAGTTCTTCTTCTGGCTGCGCCGCGAACACCCGGACGTGCTGGTGGTGAACTCGGCGGGTAACGGCTCGTCGTTTTCCAGCACCGACGAATACCGCCTGCCCTCCTCGTTCGTCACCGAACAACTGCTGGTGGTCGGCGGCCATCAGCGCAGCGAGCAGCCTGGCCTGGCCGTGCAAGACCCTGGCTATGCGGTCAAACGCAGTTCATCGAACATTGATAAGCGCGTCGACATCACCGCTGCCGCCTGCGCCCATGCCTCGACCCGCGACGCCGGGCAGACCGGTAGCGTGCATTGCGGCACCTCCTATGCCACGCCAATGGTCGCCGGCCTTGTGGCGACCATGCTGTCGATCAATGCGCAGTTGCAACCGGCGCAACTGCGCATGCTGCTGCGCCGCAGCTCGATGACCATCGGTGACAACTACGACTTCGAGCCCACCGATGCCGAAGACCTCACCGCACCGATCCTGCCGTCCGAACGCAGCTACCAACTGGACAACCAGGACGTCGGCCGCTCGGCACGCCTGGACATGCAGCAGGCTCTGGATCTTACGGTGCAGAGCCGTGAGCGGGTGCGCTGA
- a CDS encoding ATP-binding protein, whose product MNSLNNTSGDAVLLFGPYALHVRQRQVMRSGVALTLGGRALDILQVLVEQAGQVLSKQQIIEQVWPDSVVEEVNLRVHIAALRRALGGGRDGQRYIATVAQRGYSFVAQVSQGEDAGWSTGEVVAQHNLPAMLTPLIGRNEQVASLARQLSARRLITLTGPAGVGKSRLACRVAELLVGHYRDGVWLLDCSSAAPEQLLEQLVALLQLEAAGRPALDVLGEALAVRQCLLIFDSAECLPHVCRQWGEGLLAQAPQLTILATSRQPLYARGEYCLPVPALEVPSRAAMHDRQQVLACSAVQLWVSRVQACQPDYRLREQDLSAVTEICRQLDGLPLAIELLASQLDVFALSGLRAQMSNGQWLLSLGRRTAVARHQSLGAALDWSHAHLSEQEQTLLRRLAIFALDFTWQAASAVVCCEDFGPDQLRNVLVLLEAKSLLTVRVDHQTVRYRLLNTVRVHALRRLQACGEYPALQVCYERYMGYPQYSLASA is encoded by the coding sequence ATGAACAGTCTGAACAATACCTCCGGCGACGCGGTGCTGCTGTTCGGTCCCTATGCGTTGCACGTGCGTCAGCGGCAAGTCATGCGCAGTGGTGTGGCGTTGACCCTGGGCGGGCGCGCCCTGGATATTCTTCAGGTGCTGGTCGAGCAGGCCGGTCAAGTGCTCAGCAAACAGCAGATCATCGAACAGGTCTGGCCTGACTCGGTGGTCGAGGAGGTCAACCTGCGGGTGCACATCGCTGCATTGCGCCGCGCCCTGGGCGGCGGGCGCGATGGCCAGCGTTACATCGCAACCGTCGCGCAGCGCGGCTACAGCTTTGTCGCGCAGGTTTCGCAAGGCGAAGATGCCGGCTGGTCGACCGGTGAGGTCGTGGCGCAGCATAACCTGCCGGCCATGCTGACCCCGCTGATCGGCCGCAATGAACAGGTGGCCAGCCTGGCCCGGCAGTTGTCTGCCCGGCGCCTGATAACCCTCACCGGCCCGGCGGGCGTCGGCAAGAGCCGGCTGGCGTGTCGGGTCGCTGAGCTACTGGTCGGGCATTACCGGGATGGGGTGTGGCTGCTCGACTGTTCCAGCGCGGCGCCGGAGCAACTGCTTGAGCAACTGGTGGCCTTGCTGCAACTCGAGGCGGCGGGTCGACCCGCGCTGGATGTGCTGGGCGAAGCCTTGGCCGTGCGCCAATGCCTGTTGATCTTCGACAGCGCCGAATGCCTGCCCCACGTCTGCCGGCAGTGGGGTGAAGGCTTACTGGCGCAGGCACCGCAACTGACGATCCTGGCCACCAGCAGGCAGCCGTTGTATGCGCGTGGCGAATACTGTTTGCCGGTGCCCGCACTGGAGGTGCCGTCACGTGCCGCCATGCACGACCGGCAGCAGGTGCTGGCCTGCTCGGCCGTGCAGTTATGGGTGAGCCGGGTGCAGGCGTGTCAGCCGGATTATCGGCTGCGTGAACAGGATCTGAGCGCAGTGACCGAGATCTGCCGACAGCTCGACGGCCTGCCATTGGCAATCGAACTGCTTGCCTCGCAGCTTGATGTATTCGCGCTGTCGGGCCTGCGTGCGCAAATGAGCAATGGCCAGTGGCTGCTGAGCCTCGGTCGTCGCACCGCCGTAGCCCGCCATCAGTCACTGGGCGCCGCGCTGGACTGGAGTCATGCGCACCTGAGCGAGCAAGAGCAAACCCTGCTGCGCCGCCTGGCGATCTTCGCCCTGGACTTCACCTGGCAAGCAGCAAGCGCAGTGGTATGTTGCGAGGATTTCGGGCCGGATCAATTGCGCAATGTGCTGGTGCTGCTTGAAGCAAAGTCGTTGTTGACGGTGAGGGTCGATCACCAGACCGTGCGTTATCGCTTGCTCAATACCGTACGGGTACATGCCTTGCGTCGCTTGCAGGCCTGTGGCGAATATCCGGCGTTGCAGGTTTGCTACGAGCGTTACATGGGATACCCGCAATACAGCCTGGCGAGCGCGTAG
- a CDS encoding TonB-dependent siderophore receptor has protein sequence MASMTPAWAVETGEKQETAAPAVVELGATKIGDTQLGSTTEGSQSYTTGSMSTATKLPLSLRETPQAVTVITRQRMDDQGMTSINDVVNATPGLFLSYANGPGRQAYTSRGFDIDNLMYDGIPSGYNGVSVGAQPNLAMFDRVEVVRGATGLVTGSGNPSAAINLVRKRPLAEQKVTLTGAAGSWDDYRGEIDASSPLNSSGTLRGRVVASYRDANSFIDDREEDHGLFYAVTEADLSEDSTLTLGFSHQKDKTNYFWGSSMVGLDGHHLNLPRSYNPGTDWEDKDQQINTLFAEFRQRLANDWKLQVNANYSEQDALFSGSYQSRWAANRELQRTVYQASYDENQMGLDGFVSGPFDAFGRTHELVVGASKRVYDRTTHNYSPYNLYWPLDGAKPDFVRTNDSHNITTQDGVYLTTRLNLADPLKLILGSRLDWYDYDNRSGAGDYKVTRNVTRYAGLIYDLDAHHSVYASFSDIFTPQSSLDTSGTPVRPIVGKNYEIGIKGEYFDGALNASLALFRVDQQNRAVQVFVPNCPQSACYEASGEVRSQGIDLELQGALTENWQVGGGYTYARVHTIKDDAAPQNVNQRFDTDTPEHLFKLTTRYQFQGQLEKLRVGGNLSWQSRMYNDFAVLNGNYRLEQGSYVLTDLMAGYKVNQNLDLQVNANNIFDRKYYASISNAVTYGGDTYGAPRNLMLTAKYSF, from the coding sequence ATGGCCTCCATGACGCCTGCATGGGCGGTCGAAACCGGTGAGAAGCAAGAAACCGCCGCCCCCGCGGTGGTTGAACTGGGCGCGACCAAAATCGGTGATACCCAACTGGGCAGTACCACCGAGGGCAGCCAGTCGTACACCACCGGCTCCATGTCGACGGCCACCAAGCTGCCGCTGAGCCTGCGTGAAACGCCGCAAGCCGTGACGGTGATTACCCGCCAGCGCATGGACGACCAAGGCATGACCAGCATCAATGATGTAGTCAACGCCACCCCCGGGCTGTTTCTCAGCTACGCCAACGGCCCGGGCCGTCAGGCCTATACCTCACGTGGGTTCGACATCGACAACCTGATGTATGACGGCATCCCCAGTGGCTACAACGGCGTATCGGTCGGTGCCCAGCCAAACCTGGCGATGTTCGACCGCGTCGAGGTGGTGCGGGGCGCCACAGGCCTGGTGACCGGTTCCGGTAACCCGTCGGCGGCCATCAATCTGGTGCGCAAGCGCCCGCTGGCCGAGCAGAAAGTCACCCTGACCGGCGCGGCCGGCAGTTGGGACGACTACCGTGGCGAGATCGATGCCTCCAGCCCGCTAAACAGCAGCGGCACGTTGCGTGGCCGGGTGGTGGCCTCATACCGGGATGCCAACAGCTTCATTGATGACCGCGAAGAAGATCACGGTCTGTTCTATGCGGTCACCGAAGCCGACCTGAGCGAAGACAGCACCCTGACCCTGGGTTTCTCGCACCAGAAGGACAAGACCAACTACTTCTGGGGCTCGTCGATGGTTGGCCTGGACGGTCATCACCTGAACCTGCCGCGCTCGTATAACCCCGGCACCGACTGGGAAGACAAGGACCAGCAGATCAACACGCTATTCGCCGAGTTCCGTCAGCGCCTGGCCAACGACTGGAAGCTGCAAGTCAACGCCAACTACTCCGAGCAGGACGCGCTGTTTTCAGGCTCCTACCAATCGCGCTGGGCCGCCAACCGCGAGCTGCAGCGCACGGTTTACCAGGCTTCATACGATGAAAATCAAATGGGCCTGGATGGCTTTGTCAGCGGCCCGTTCGACGCCTTCGGCCGTACTCATGAGCTGGTGGTCGGCGCCAGCAAGCGTGTCTATGACCGGACCACTCACAACTACAGCCCGTACAACCTCTACTGGCCGCTCGATGGCGCCAAGCCGGATTTCGTGCGCACCAACGACAGCCATAACATCACCACCCAGGATGGCGTGTACCTGACCACTCGCCTGAACCTGGCCGACCCGCTGAAGTTGATTCTGGGCAGCCGCCTGGACTGGTACGACTACGACAACCGCAGCGGCGCCGGCGACTACAAGGTGACCCGCAACGTCACCCGCTACGCCGGCCTGATCTACGACCTGGACGCGCACCACTCGGTATACGCCAGCTTCAGCGATATCTTCACCCCGCAAAGCTCGCTGGATACCTCCGGCACCCCGGTACGGCCCATCGTCGGCAAGAACTACGAGATCGGCATCAAGGGCGAGTACTTCGACGGTGCGTTGAATGCCAGCCTGGCTCTGTTCCGTGTCGACCAGCAAAACCGCGCGGTGCAGGTGTTCGTGCCGAACTGCCCGCAATCGGCCTGCTATGAAGCCTCCGGCGAAGTACGCAGCCAGGGTATCGATCTGGAACTGCAAGGCGCACTGACCGAAAACTGGCAGGTCGGCGGCGGCTATACCTATGCCCGCGTGCACACCATCAAGGATGACGCCGCACCGCAGAACGTGAACCAGCGCTTTGATACCGACACGCCTGAGCACCTGTTCAAGCTGACCACCCGTTATCAGTTCCAGGGCCAACTGGAAAAACTGCGCGTGGGCGGCAACCTGTCCTGGCAGAGCCGCATGTACAACGACTTCGCCGTGCTCAACGGCAACTACCGTCTGGAACAAGGCAGCTACGTGCTGACCGACCTGATGGCCGGCTACAAGGTCAACCAGAACCTGGACCTGCAAGTGAACGCCAACAACATTTTCGACCGTAAATACTATGCGTCGATTTCCAACGCAGTGACCTACGGCGGCGACACCTATGGCGCACCGCGTAACCTGATGCTGACCGCCAAATACAGCTTCTGA